From the genome of Arthrobacter sp. SLBN-122:
AAGGCGTTCCGGCAACCTTCTTCGCCATAGGAGAAAACGTGGTTGAAAATCCGGAGATCTTTCGCCGGATAATTCGGGAGGGCCACATGGTAGGCAACCACACCATGAGCCACATCGACTTTTGGGCGCATGACGACGCATCCAACAGGCAGGAAATCATCGGCGAGGACCGAGTGTTCCGGGCGGCGGACAATTACGCTTCGAGGCTGTTCAGAATCCCGACAGGCAATCCGGAGAACAACACCCTTGCCCTGCTCCAGGCGCAGCAGCTGGGGTACCTTCACGTCAACATGGATCTGGACACCCGGGACTGGGACTATGAGCCAGGGACCCCTGTCCCGGTTCCTGACCTCGACGGTCTGGGGCACGTCATGCTGGTCCACGACGGTGGCGGGGACAGGACGGCCACAATCGAGATGCTGAAGGAATTCATTCCCAAAGCCAAGGCGCAGGGGTACCGCTTCACCACACTGGAACCAATGTTGCCGGACGGGTTCGTTCCCCAGCGCACAGCAGACGCCGGACTGCCGGACAATCTCACCTTCGGAGCCCTGACCGCCTATTTGGTAACCCCCAGTGTGGTGATGAACTGGCTGTTCTGGTTTGGCATCGGGTCACTCACCATCCTGACTTTCCTGTTCGTTGTCCTCGCCCTGGTCAACAACGCCCGGCAGAGGAAAAGGAAATGGGACCCGCCTGGCAGCAGGGGCTGGCCCTTTGTCAGCGTGGTACTCCCGGTCTACAACGAGGAACCGGTGGTTACCAAGACACTGGATGCCCTTAAAGCCAGCGAGTACCCGCACTTTGAGGTGGTGGCGGTCAATGACGGCTCCACGGACGCCACCCTTGATGTCCTTAGAAACTATGCCGCCGGCTGGCCGCAGCTTAGAGTCCACACCCAGCCCAACAGCGGCAAGCCAGCGGCAAGCAACAACGGCATTGCGCAGTCGCGTGGGGAGATTGTCGTGACTTTGGACGGCGACACCTTGTTCGAACCCCAGACCATCCGCATGCTTGCCCGCCATTTTGTGGCTCCCTCCGGTGCCAAGGAAGTCGGCGCCGTCGCGGGACACGTGAAGGTAGGCAATCGGCGCAATCTCGTTGCCCGTTGGCAAAGCCTGGAGTATCTGTCCGGCATCTGCGTCACCCGGATGGCAGAAGGCCTCATGGGAGCGATCTCGATAGTTCCGGGCGCCTGCGCGGCGTGGCGCAGGGATGCACTGGTGAAAGCCGGCGGATACTCCGATGCCACACTTGCCGAGGACGCTGATCTGACCCTGTCCCTGCAGCAGTTGGGGTACAGCATCGTGCAGGAAAACCGGGCGGTGGCATGGACCGAGGCGCCGCTCACGCTGTCAGGGTTGTTCAAGCAGCGGCTGAGATGGACTTACGGCAACATCCAGACCCTCTACAAACACCGGTCCATGTTGTTCAATCCGAAGTTCGGCGCATTGGGCATGCTCACCATGCCCTACGCGCTGGTCTCCGTGGTGGTCCCGCTGATCTTCATGCCCTTGGCAGTGGCGGTGGCCGTGCTTAGCCTCACCCGCGGTGAATGGCAGGCCATCGCGTTGTTCTCCGCCTTCGTCACGGCGACCCACACAGTGGTCTCCCTCGTGGCCGTGGTCATGGTGCGCGAGAGTCCATGGCATCTGCTGATCGTGCCGATCTACCGGCTCATCTACGAACCGCTTCGTGCGTACGTCGTATTTGGCGCGGCCATTCGGGCGTTGAGAGGATCTGCCGTCGGCTGGTACAAACCCCAGCGAACCAACAGCGCCGAACTGCCGCCTTCCGCCGCAGACCACCGTCCACTCTCCCCCACCGTCCCGTGACCCGCCGGTCGTGACAACCTTGCTGCCCTTCAAGTGCCGGCCTCCCGAGCGCCATCACAACGGACGGCAGGACGCGGGGACTTTGCCAGCGAACTCACCCGTGGCCTCAGGACAGCAGTTGACCATCGTGCAATCCGGGACTTTTAATCTTGCCAGTGAGATTGCCGGCAAAACCGGGAGGCGGCGAATGGGCGGACGTGCCCTGACTGCGGCAGCTACTTTCTGCGTTGCGCTGGCAGCCAGCGCATGCACCGGGATTGCGCCCAGCGGCCCGGAGGAGTCGATAAAGACGGACGTGTATGTCACGGCCTATACCTGGTTCGACAACACGCCTCCCGGGTCGACCATGATCAGCCATCCCGTCCTGCACGAAGCAGCCGGCGGCGCGGGGACCTATGCTGATCCGGTGACCATCGCCGTCGGGCATTCCCGCGCAACCGGGCAGGACGTCCTTGACATTCCTGCGGGGACACGCATCTACCTCCCGCACGTCCGCCGCTACTTTATCGTGGAGGATACCTGCGGGGACGGGCCGGAACCCGAGGAAGGCCCCTGCCATACAGGGGCGGAGAAATACGGCAAGGCAACACAATGGATCGATATCTGGATTGATGGCAGGGATGAGTCCCGGTCCTTCGTGCGCAGGTGCGCGCGCAAAGCGACAGGCATCAGTACAGCCATCTTCAACCCCAAGGACCACTACCCGGTAGCTCCAGGCCAAGGCGTCATCCACGACGGCAAATGCGATGCCAGCTACGGTAACAGCGTGCCTGGGCAATGAAAGGTCGCGGCGAACAGGGACCGTGGACACACAGAATGGACGGCTAAGCTCGAAACCATGAGTTCCTTGAAAACGAAGGTGGCGGCAACGTCGTCCGGAAAGACGGTACAGGCAGCGGCTGTGGCCGATGTCGTGCTGATTCTTGCCTTCGCCGCCATAGGCCGCGATGCGCACCACCGGGAGGAGCCGATCCTGGGTGTGCTGCTGACTGCCTGGCCCTTCCTCGCCGGTGCCGCCGCCGGATGGGTCGCTTCCCGGGCCTGGCGCAGACCTTTATCTGTCCTCCATGCCGGGGTTCCCGTATGGCTTGGCAGCCTGGTCGTCGGCATGCTCCTGCGGGCGCTGACCGCCCAGACGGTAGTGCTTCCCTTCGTCATCGTGGCCACACTGGCCCTGGCCGTGTTCCTTGTGGGGTACCGGCTCCTGCTGGCCGCCGCCGTCCGGCTCCGCAGCCGGTAACGAAGGGCCAGCCGGCACCAGGTGGCTGCCGGGAAAGGAACCCCAGTGTAATAGGCTGGCAGGAGAGACAAACCTGCCGTGCCTTGCTGCGGCGGAATTGATTGAAGGGGTACAAACGTGGTTACCGCATTTGTTCTGATCAAGACTGACGCCGCCCGCATTCCCGAGACCGCGGAGGAAATCTCCGCCATCGAGGGCATCAGTGAGGTCTACTCCGTCACCGGGGAATGGGATCTGATTGCGGTAGCGCGGGTACACCGGCACGAGGACCTGGCGGACGTCATCGCCGACCGGCTCTCCAAAGTTCCCGCCGTGGTCCACACCACCACCCACATCGCATTCCGTGCGTACTCACAGCACGACCTGGACGCTGCCTTTTCCCTGGGTTTCGAGCAG
Proteins encoded in this window:
- a CDS encoding bifunctional polysaccharide deacetylase/glycosyltransferase family 2 protein; the protein is MTNVSSFLPDVQPPVFFDASGKRWNRILNALLAAALSVVLALCAVLPGATAPLRQGQLNQSPDYPRALLAQQYLKNIPKVGYEQGNEVFHRIALVERRDGTTLLKDPFSNEVWREATANEAKAIGKRPYAVEAYGLPPDHTLMLTFDDGPDPRYTPEILDLLSREGVPATFFAIGENVVENPEIFRRIIREGHMVGNHTMSHIDFWAHDDASNRQEIIGEDRVFRAADNYASRLFRIPTGNPENNTLALLQAQQLGYLHVNMDLDTRDWDYEPGTPVPVPDLDGLGHVMLVHDGGGDRTATIEMLKEFIPKAKAQGYRFTTLEPMLPDGFVPQRTADAGLPDNLTFGALTAYLVTPSVVMNWLFWFGIGSLTILTFLFVVLALVNNARQRKRKWDPPGSRGWPFVSVVLPVYNEEPVVTKTLDALKASEYPHFEVVAVNDGSTDATLDVLRNYAAGWPQLRVHTQPNSGKPAASNNGIAQSRGEIVVTLDGDTLFEPQTIRMLARHFVAPSGAKEVGAVAGHVKVGNRRNLVARWQSLEYLSGICVTRMAEGLMGAISIVPGACAAWRRDALVKAGGYSDATLAEDADLTLSLQQLGYSIVQENRAVAWTEAPLTLSGLFKQRLRWTYGNIQTLYKHRSMLFNPKFGALGMLTMPYALVSVVVPLIFMPLAVAVAVLSLTRGEWQAIALFSAFVTATHTVVSLVAVVMVRESPWHLLIVPIYRLIYEPLRAYVVFGAAIRALRGSAVGWYKPQRTNSAELPPSAADHRPLSPTVP
- a CDS encoding DUF3054 domain-containing protein — its product is MSSLKTKVAATSSGKTVQAAAVADVVLILAFAAIGRDAHHREEPILGVLLTAWPFLAGAAAGWVASRAWRRPLSVLHAGVPVWLGSLVVGMLLRALTAQTVVLPFVIVATLALAVFLVGYRLLLAAAVRLRSR
- a CDS encoding Lrp/AsnC family transcriptional regulator, which encodes MVTAFVLIKTDAARIPETAEEISAIEGISEVYSVTGEWDLIAVARVHRHEDLADVIADRLSKVPAVVHTTTHIAFRAYSQHDLDAAFSLGFEQ